The Gymnodinialimonas sp. 57CJ19 genome includes a window with the following:
- a CDS encoding metal ABC transporter ATP-binding protein: protein MSDNQSLVVVKGLSINYGAKKVLADVSLEVSAGEIVTIVGPNGSGKTSLLRAIIGAVRPVSGTVTQGPGLRIGYVPQRLHIDPTLPMTVARFLRLAGKIAAPAVEAALTQAGVPNLAAAQMSQLSGGQFQRVMLARALIGKPHLLLLDEATQGLDQPGSAAFYRQIEAVRTETGCAVLMISHELHVVMSASDRVVCLNGHVCCEGTPDIVASAPEYRALFGTGTGGALALYRHDHDHGHDHGHSDHNGHVHSDACGHSPSEAAE from the coding sequence ATGAGCGATAATCAAAGCCTCGTGGTCGTCAAAGGCCTGAGCATCAATTATGGGGCAAAGAAGGTTCTGGCTGACGTTTCGCTAGAGGTGTCCGCCGGAGAGATCGTGACAATCGTGGGCCCCAACGGGTCCGGCAAGACCAGCCTCCTGCGGGCCATCATTGGCGCGGTAAGGCCGGTGTCGGGAACGGTCACCCAAGGGCCGGGCCTGCGCATCGGCTATGTCCCGCAGCGTCTGCACATTGACCCGACCTTGCCGATGACCGTCGCGCGGTTCCTGCGCTTGGCGGGCAAGATCGCGGCCCCTGCGGTTGAGGCGGCCCTGACCCAGGCGGGCGTGCCCAACCTTGCTGCCGCGCAGATGTCGCAACTATCGGGCGGCCAGTTTCAACGTGTCATGCTGGCCCGTGCTCTGATCGGTAAGCCGCACCTCTTGTTGCTGGATGAGGCGACGCAGGGACTCGACCAACCGGGCTCTGCTGCGTTCTACCGCCAGATCGAGGCCGTGCGCACCGAGACCGGCTGTGCTGTCTTGATGATCAGCCACGAATTGCACGTCGTGATGAGCGCCTCGGACCGGGTGGTCTGTCTGAACGGTCATGTCTGTTGCGAAGGCACGCCGGATATCGTCGCCTCCGCCCCAGAATACCGGGCCTTGTTTGGCACCGGCACCGGCGGGGCATTGGCGCTGTATCGCCATGACCACGATCATGGCCATGACCATGGCCATAGTGACCACAACGGACACGTTCATTCTGATGCCTGCGGGCACTCCCCTTCCGAGGCAGCTGAATAA
- a CDS encoding transcriptional repressor produces the protein MTSQSSDLPLGFARHDHTACVAEAVDAAEDRCAREGLRFTPQRRKVLEILLQEHRALGAYAILDKLREAGFGSQPPVAYRALEFLVDNDLAHKIERLNAFVACAHPGENHAPAFMICRLCETVAEAQSGPAKGALGDVARATGFQIERTVVEAEGICPACVEKA, from the coding sequence ATGACAAGTCAATCCAGCGACCTTCCCTTGGGCTTTGCGCGGCACGACCATACGGCTTGCGTGGCCGAAGCCGTTGACGCGGCCGAGGACCGTTGCGCCCGTGAAGGTCTGCGCTTCACACCTCAGCGCCGGAAAGTGCTGGAAATCTTGCTTCAAGAACACCGGGCCTTGGGGGCTTACGCCATTTTGGACAAACTGCGCGAAGCGGGCTTCGGCTCGCAGCCACCTGTGGCGTACCGGGCGTTGGAGTTCCTTGTCGATAATGATCTGGCCCACAAGATTGAGAGGCTCAACGCCTTCGTCGCCTGCGCCCATCCCGGCGAAAACCATGCGCCTGCCTTCATGATTTGCCGTCTTTGCGAAACTGTTGCAGAAGCCCAATCTGGTCCTGCCAAGGGCGCATTGGGCGACGTGGCCCGCGCGACCGGCTTCCAGATCGAGCGGACAGTGGTCGAGGCCGAAGGCATCTGCCCCGCATGTGTGGAAAAGGCGTAA
- a CDS encoding zinc ABC transporter substrate-binding protein — MSRTLLTLSLSASLMGSAALADVPNVAADVAPIHSLVARVMEGVGTPDLIVQSGASPHEYSLRPSEAAALQNANLVFWVGPDLTPWLEGAIETIATGAVVTELMEAEGTIELPFREGALFEAHSHGDGDHDAHGDEDHDDHEGHHHDEHGNEDHDDHAGHHHGAHDPHVWLSPDNAAAWLNVIAAQLSAADPDNAGTYFANAASARSEIVTLTEEVNATLDPVRGGNFIVFHDAYQYFETTFDFPASGAISLSDASDPSPARIAEIQHRIATEGVDCVLAEPQFNMGLIETVLDGTTANTGIMDPLGSDLELGSDLYPQLIRNLAETLADCL, encoded by the coding sequence ATGTCCAGAACGCTCCTCACCCTGTCGCTGTCCGCCTCGTTGATGGGCAGCGCGGCCCTTGCCGATGTGCCCAATGTCGCTGCGGATGTAGCCCCGATCCATTCGCTGGTCGCCCGTGTCATGGAAGGTGTCGGCACGCCGGACTTGATCGTTCAGTCCGGCGCGAGCCCGCACGAATATTCGCTCCGCCCGTCCGAGGCCGCAGCCCTTCAGAACGCGAATCTCGTGTTCTGGGTTGGCCCTGACCTGACCCCTTGGCTGGAGGGTGCGATCGAGACCATCGCCACCGGTGCCGTTGTGACCGAATTGATGGAAGCCGAAGGCACGATCGAGCTGCCATTTCGTGAGGGCGCGTTGTTTGAAGCCCACAGCCACGGGGATGGGGACCACGACGCACATGGAGACGAGGATCATGACGACCACGAAGGGCACCATCATGACGAGCACGGGAATGAGGATCATGACGACCACGCAGGCCATCACCACGGCGCGCATGACCCCCATGTCTGGCTCTCGCCTGACAATGCAGCCGCTTGGTTGAACGTGATCGCCGCGCAGCTTTCTGCGGCGGACCCTGACAACGCGGGCACCTACTTTGCCAACGCCGCCAGCGCCCGGTCTGAGATCGTGACACTAACGGAAGAGGTGAACGCGACCCTTGATCCTGTGCGTGGCGGGAACTTCATCGTGTTCCATGACGCCTATCAGTACTTCGAGACGACCTTTGACTTCCCGGCCTCTGGTGCCATCTCTCTCAGCGACGCGTCGGACCCGAGCCCCGCGCGTATTGCTGAAATCCAACACCGGATCGCGACAGAAGGGGTGGACTGCGTCTTGGCTGAACCACAATTCAACATGGGCCTGATCGAGACCGTTCTGGACGGCACCACCGCCAACACCGGGATCATGGACCCTCTCGGCTCTGATCTGGAGCTCGGCTCCGACCTATACCCTCAGTTGATCCGCAACCTTGCGGAAACTCTGGCAGACTGCCTGTAA
- the iolB gene encoding 5-deoxy-glucuronate isomerase, translating into MPDLLRKPFGRHGKVHDITPANAGWRYVGFALHRLRAGETVAEATGDREVILVMVEGKARIEGAGQDWGELGDRMDVFEKTPPHCLYMPNGSDWQAQATTDCTIAVCSAPGVGGHEARRIGPDGITLTERGKGSNTRYINNIAMEAEDYADSLLVTEVFTPNGHWSSYPSHRHDEDDYPNITYLEETYYHRLNPRDGFGIQRVYTEDGTLDETMAVSDGDVVLVPRGHHPCGAPYGFEMYYLNVMAGPLRKWRFIADPAVQWIMDRDA; encoded by the coding sequence ATGCCAGATCTACTTCGCAAACCTTTTGGACGCCACGGGAAGGTGCATGACATCACGCCTGCCAATGCGGGGTGGCGCTATGTGGGCTTTGCCCTGCACCGCCTCCGTGCTGGCGAAACGGTGGCCGAGGCTACGGGCGACCGCGAAGTGATCCTTGTCATGGTCGAAGGCAAAGCCCGGATCGAGGGCGCGGGCCAGGATTGGGGGGAACTGGGCGACCGGATGGACGTGTTTGAAAAAACACCGCCCCATTGCCTTTATATGCCCAACGGCAGCGATTGGCAGGCGCAGGCCACAACCGATTGCACCATCGCCGTTTGCTCGGCCCCCGGCGTCGGCGGGCACGAGGCACGGCGCATCGGCCCCGATGGCATCACGCTGACCGAACGCGGCAAAGGCAGCAACACGCGCTACATCAACAACATCGCGATGGAGGCGGAAGACTACGCCGACAGCCTGTTGGTGACCGAAGTCTTCACCCCGAACGGCCACTGGTCATCCTACCCCAGCCATCGCCATGACGAAGATGATTACCCCAACATCACCTACCTTGAAGAGACCTATTACCACCGCCTGAACCCCAGGGACGGCTTTGGCATCCAACGCGTCTATACCGAGGACGGCACCCTGGATGAAACCATGGCCGTCAGCGATGGTGATGTGGTGCTGGTGCCGCGCGGGCATCACCCCTGCGGCGCGCCCTACGGGTTCGAGATGTATTACCTGAACGTCATGGCCGGGCCGCTGCGCAAATGGCGCTTCATTGCGGACCCTGCCGTGCAATGGATCATGGACCGCGACGCATAG